The following are from one region of the Rosistilla carotiformis genome:
- a CDS encoding efflux RND transporter periplasmic adaptor subunit: MSFPRSKSMWLLMAGLVSGVAIFVAANAWSGDSQASGDAASKIVIATGSRPLPVTVLSLGELSAPPRVDDYRGTIEASKEAELAFRRSGRVFSVAVEEGDVVRRGQTLAQLEVDDLAAIIEATQARIDEAEAMLAELEAGPRAETIAAAAAEVSRLSAAVKLAQITTQRELELQRSNSSSIQTYDNARFQALQQEAALEAATQQYNELKAGTRSEQLVAQRARVAMLQAELKGYQVDLRDGRIVAPFDGVVGRRYLDEGTIAGPDRVVLRVLQTDPLEARFGVSPEDVRGLAPGQPVTVTLGEAAIQAEIGRIEPELDRSTRTQAVLVKIPRQQPRPDGSYADGIVPGRTASLSLGAVRNGGADSYWVPITSLARSTRGLWSLMAVVEGPAGQSIVQRRDVQVLETDTRLARISGGMIAAGDRVVAAGLHRLTPGMAVAPVDREALRQVESLSLN, from the coding sequence ATGAGTTTTCCGCGATCGAAATCGATGTGGCTGCTGATGGCCGGTTTGGTCAGCGGCGTCGCGATCTTTGTGGCCGCCAACGCATGGTCTGGCGATTCGCAAGCGTCCGGTGACGCGGCGTCAAAAATTGTCATCGCGACCGGCTCGCGTCCACTTCCGGTGACGGTCTTATCGTTGGGGGAGCTCTCCGCGCCGCCGCGGGTTGACGATTATCGAGGCACGATCGAAGCGAGCAAAGAAGCGGAGTTGGCGTTCCGACGCAGCGGTCGCGTCTTCTCGGTGGCCGTTGAAGAAGGGGACGTCGTTCGCCGCGGTCAAACGCTGGCGCAATTGGAGGTCGACGATTTGGCCGCGATCATCGAAGCAACGCAGGCTCGGATCGACGAAGCCGAAGCGATGTTGGCCGAATTGGAAGCCGGTCCGCGAGCGGAGACCATCGCGGCCGCAGCGGCTGAAGTCAGCCGATTGTCGGCGGCCGTGAAGTTGGCGCAGATCACGACCCAGCGTGAATTGGAGCTCCAACGTTCGAACTCATCCAGTATCCAAACCTATGACAACGCCCGCTTCCAGGCGTTGCAGCAAGAAGCGGCATTGGAGGCTGCGACGCAACAATATAATGAATTGAAGGCGGGGACGCGGTCCGAACAACTGGTGGCGCAACGGGCCCGGGTGGCGATGTTGCAGGCGGAGCTGAAGGGCTATCAGGTCGATCTGCGCGACGGCCGTATCGTGGCCCCGTTTGATGGGGTTGTTGGAAGACGGTACCTCGACGAAGGAACGATCGCCGGTCCCGATCGTGTTGTTTTGCGGGTGCTGCAGACCGATCCATTGGAGGCACGCTTTGGCGTTTCGCCTGAAGATGTCCGCGGTCTCGCGCCGGGCCAACCGGTGACGGTGACGTTGGGCGAAGCCGCGATCCAAGCGGAGATCGGGCGGATCGAACCGGAACTGGATCGCAGCACGCGAACTCAGGCGGTGCTCGTCAAGATTCCGCGCCAGCAGCCGCGTCCCGATGGCAGCTATGCCGATGGAATCGTTCCTGGGCGAACGGCCAGTCTCTCGTTGGGGGCTGTGCGGAACGGCGGGGCCGATTCGTATTGGGTTCCGATCACGTCGCTAGCGCGGTCGACACGCGGCTTGTGGTCCTTGATGGCGGTCGTTGAAGGTCCCGCGGGACAGAGCATTGTTCAGCGTCGCGACGTCCAAGTGTTGGAAACCGATACGCGGCTTGCCCGTATTTCCGGCGGCATGATCGCAGCGGGAGACCGCGTCGTGGCTGCCGGTCTGCATCGCTTGACGCCAGGGATGGCGGTTGCCCCTGTCGATCGCGAGGCTTTGCGGCAGGTCGAATCGTTGTCACTGAATTAG
- a CDS encoding TetR/AcrR family transcriptional regulator: MQTLTPKQREIRQRETRILDLARPMVASGGISLLSMDAIAAELKTAKGTVYNHFPNKEEIVLALAIQAVECRLGLFNRAAMMRGCPRERVAAIGIACELFADRFNELFRIEQIIRHDAVWDKTSPKRQDLLRNCESRCMHTVAGVVRDAMACGDLENRATHAVEDLVFGLWSLVYGGLMLEMTSPSLADLGIENARRAIRRNCNGLLDGLQWQPLFEPKAYERWIKKVRTDLNRWLDDAQERGDQ; the protein is encoded by the coding sequence ATGCAAACTCTGACACCGAAGCAGCGTGAAATTCGCCAACGCGAAACGCGAATCCTCGATCTCGCCCGGCCGATGGTCGCCAGTGGCGGGATCTCTCTGTTGAGCATGGACGCGATCGCGGCGGAGCTGAAGACCGCCAAGGGGACCGTCTATAACCATTTTCCGAACAAGGAAGAGATCGTCCTGGCGTTGGCGATCCAGGCCGTCGAGTGTCGGTTGGGCCTATTCAATCGCGCCGCCATGATGCGTGGTTGTCCGCGCGAGCGGGTCGCAGCGATCGGAATCGCGTGTGAATTGTTCGCCGACCGTTTTAATGAACTGTTCCGCATCGAACAGATCATTCGCCATGATGCGGTTTGGGACAAAACGTCTCCCAAGCGTCAAGATCTGCTGCGGAACTGCGAATCGCGGTGCATGCACACCGTGGCCGGAGTGGTTCGCGATGCGATGGCGTGTGGCGATCTGGAAAATCGTGCGACGCATGCGGTCGAAGATCTGGTGTTTGGGTTGTGGTCGCTGGTCTACGGTGGATTGATGTTGGAGATGACCAGCCCGTCGCTGGCAGATCTGGGAATTGAGAACGCCCGCCGCGCGATTCGCCGCAACTGCAACGGGTTGCTCGATGGACTGCAGTGGCAACCACTGTTCGAACCGAAAGCGTACGAACGATGGATCAAGAAAGTGCGAACGGATTTGAACCGTTGGTTGGATGACGCACAGGAACGGGGGGACCAATGA
- a CDS encoding MutS family DNA mismatch repair protein — MDANVSESTNSAPTAKPLDPASVSETGTARQRYVQRLDALAGEVAAFEARNRQLNIIRGLLFFAGLILLVVGYAAGKGALPLVVPGWIAMAAFLVVITWHEYVRDAMTSIRRRRSLYRQLLARLDRRWSDLPVFELPEDVSWLDRNGRAVAKDLDLFGVGSLYQLVSLAGTAPGKLTLARWLCGPAIPEQAAARNQAVRKLASFHDQREVFYARARDVAGQTASPENFTRWAVAPAWLDGPRRWMLPLARVIAITPFVVWPLAALGAISISIAAAIQLTMIAIAIIVTVGFLGPVHEIFKSVATRRAEVENYIRLFEAADWIPADIEMLAPVRKRILNPETGAIAGLRAMGGVSTMTSLRHAPLLFLPYVVLQLTGLWDVHVLSLMERWKARYGSDVPEWFDALGQLEAILSLAALADEYPQWASPTWNQAGPQGKVAARALGHPLLKDSARVVNDAGLGPAGTLLLVTGSNMSGKSTLLRSLGLNIKLAGAGSVVCATEFELPSCEVATSIRVDDSLREGVSFYMAELKRLREVVDHAERMHASKDRMLVYLLDEILQGTNSRERQIAVSTVLDHLVHMQAIGAISTHDLELADDPAMQSVATIVHFREHIETDQAGQETMTFDYKMRSGVTPTTNAIRLLEMVGLGKR; from the coding sequence ATGGACGCAAACGTATCGGAATCAACGAACTCGGCGCCGACAGCGAAGCCGCTTGACCCGGCATCGGTCAGCGAAACAGGGACCGCCCGCCAGCGTTACGTTCAGCGATTGGATGCGCTTGCCGGCGAGGTGGCTGCGTTTGAAGCGCGGAACCGCCAACTGAATATCATTCGCGGCCTGCTGTTCTTTGCCGGATTGATCCTTTTGGTCGTCGGATACGCCGCGGGCAAGGGGGCGCTTCCGCTGGTCGTGCCGGGGTGGATTGCGATGGCCGCCTTTCTGGTTGTGATCACGTGGCACGAATACGTTCGCGATGCGATGACCTCGATCCGTCGTCGCCGTTCGCTGTACCGGCAACTGCTCGCACGCCTCGACCGTCGCTGGTCCGATCTGCCCGTCTTTGAACTGCCCGAGGACGTTTCGTGGCTCGATCGCAATGGCCGCGCCGTCGCGAAAGACTTGGATTTGTTTGGCGTCGGATCGCTGTATCAACTGGTTTCGTTGGCGGGCACAGCGCCTGGTAAACTGACGTTAGCCCGGTGGCTTTGTGGTCCGGCGATCCCCGAACAGGCGGCCGCTCGCAACCAAGCGGTTCGCAAGCTGGCCAGCTTCCACGATCAGCGAGAAGTCTTCTACGCCCGCGCTCGCGACGTTGCAGGGCAAACCGCATCGCCTGAAAACTTTACTCGCTGGGCCGTCGCGCCTGCTTGGTTGGACGGTCCGCGCCGTTGGATGTTACCGTTGGCCCGCGTGATTGCGATCACGCCTTTTGTGGTTTGGCCGTTGGCAGCGCTCGGCGCGATTTCGATCTCCATCGCCGCGGCCATTCAGTTGACGATGATTGCGATCGCCATCATTGTGACTGTCGGTTTCTTGGGGCCGGTCCATGAGATCTTCAAATCGGTGGCGACACGTCGGGCGGAAGTTGAAAATTACATCCGCCTGTTCGAAGCGGCCGACTGGATTCCTGCGGACATCGAGATGCTGGCTCCCGTTCGGAAGCGGATCTTGAATCCGGAAACCGGAGCGATCGCAGGACTGCGAGCGATGGGCGGTGTCTCGACGATGACCAGCCTGCGGCACGCGCCACTGTTGTTCCTGCCGTACGTCGTGTTGCAGTTGACGGGGCTTTGGGACGTGCATGTGCTGTCGCTGATGGAGCGTTGGAAGGCCCGGTATGGAAGCGATGTGCCCGAGTGGTTCGATGCGTTGGGCCAGTTGGAAGCGATCCTGTCGCTGGCGGCCCTTGCCGACGAATACCCTCAGTGGGCGTCGCCGACGTGGAACCAAGCGGGCCCGCAGGGGAAGGTTGCCGCCCGCGCGTTGGGTCATCCGTTGCTCAAAGACTCCGCCCGCGTCGTCAACGATGCCGGGCTGGGGCCTGCCGGTACGTTGCTGTTGGTGACCGGTTCGAACATGTCGGGCAAAAGCACGTTGCTGCGTTCGCTGGGGCTGAACATCAAACTGGCGGGTGCCGGATCGGTCGTTTGTGCGACCGAATTCGAACTGCCGTCGTGCGAAGTGGCCACCAGCATCCGTGTCGACGATTCGCTCCGCGAAGGGGTCTCGTTCTACATGGCCGAATTAAAACGGTTGCGTGAAGTCGTCGATCACGCCGAGCGGATGCACGCTTCGAAAGATCGAATGCTCGTTTATTTGTTGGATGAAATCCTGCAAGGGACCAACAGCCGCGAACGCCAGATCGCCGTATCCACGGTGTTAGATCATCTGGTCCACATGCAGGCGATCGGCGCAATCAGTACCCACGATCTCGAACTGGCGGATGATCCGGCGATGCAATCGGTCGCCACGATCGTCCATTTCCGCGAGCACATCGAAACCGATCAGGCCGGACAGGAAACGATGACGTTCGACTACAAGATGCGTAGCGGCGTAACGCCCACGACCAATGCGATCCGGCTGCTGGAAATGGTCGGGTTGGGGAAGCGATAA
- a CDS encoding glycosyltransferase family protein has product MSQILFHYQRPDPVTWVYLSSLLIIGLFFVFYRVWSLRNVDILLLLLLSPGLLMVHEGRQLRVAGETIVEAAHPPQATMPPEIADRIEAATPDELLGMADATAPTAPPEVLVAGVNVADVERWGFIWLLGVAGLICIRMILDPILVRRPLLDPNLSTGGLSFIGIAMFIFLMANVITSTAEIQAAQGPKPGPGYPLVNRLPAIPTTPDAEIAGEVQPVRYAGLARALAIASQLATVLGVVFIGQFHFKNIRAGVGAAALYLLLPYTAQTTGRVDHVLPAALLIWAVFCYRRPILSGVFIGLAAGLVYYPLFLLPLWVSFYWQRGLRRFMYGVGLTVAVLAALLFLGERDLIFDRVQQMFGLWLPVTKGLAGIWGLGWNPIWRLPILVAFGVLSGFFAFWPGQKNLGTLMSCSAAVMAAAQFWHGYGGGLYVAWYLPLMLLTVFRPNLEDRIALKVIGNGRKRIGINELGADSEAA; this is encoded by the coding sequence ATGAGCCAAATTCTATTCCATTATCAGCGCCCCGACCCAGTCACCTGGGTCTATCTGTCGTCGCTGCTGATTATTGGGCTGTTTTTTGTTTTCTATCGTGTGTGGAGCCTGCGCAATGTCGACATCCTGCTGCTGTTGTTGCTGTCTCCAGGGCTGTTGATGGTTCACGAAGGTCGCCAGCTGCGGGTGGCGGGGGAAACGATTGTCGAAGCCGCTCACCCTCCGCAAGCAACGATGCCGCCGGAGATCGCTGATCGTATCGAAGCGGCGACGCCCGATGAGTTGCTGGGTATGGCCGACGCGACCGCTCCCACGGCGCCGCCGGAGGTGCTGGTGGCAGGAGTGAACGTTGCCGATGTTGAACGTTGGGGCTTTATTTGGTTGTTGGGTGTGGCAGGATTGATCTGCATTCGCATGATCCTCGACCCGATTTTGGTACGGCGGCCGTTGTTGGATCCGAATCTGTCGACCGGTGGGTTGTCCTTTATCGGGATCGCGATGTTCATCTTTTTGATGGCCAACGTGATCACCAGCACGGCGGAAATCCAAGCCGCTCAGGGGCCCAAGCCGGGGCCGGGGTACCCGTTGGTCAATCGGCTGCCCGCGATCCCGACAACTCCCGACGCCGAAATCGCTGGAGAAGTCCAGCCGGTTCGCTACGCGGGGCTCGCGCGTGCCTTGGCGATCGCGTCGCAGTTGGCGACCGTCTTGGGCGTGGTCTTTATCGGCCAGTTTCACTTTAAAAACATTCGTGCCGGCGTTGGCGCGGCGGCGCTTTATCTGTTGCTGCCCTACACGGCCCAGACCACCGGGCGCGTCGATCATGTGCTTCCCGCGGCGTTATTGATTTGGGCTGTCTTCTGTTACCGGCGTCCGATTTTGTCGGGGGTTTTCATCGGTCTGGCAGCGGGGTTGGTCTATTACCCGCTGTTTCTGTTGCCGTTGTGGGTCAGTTTTTACTGGCAGCGTGGGTTGCGGCGATTCATGTACGGCGTCGGGCTAACCGTTGCCGTTTTGGCGGCATTGCTGTTTCTGGGGGAACGCGATCTGATCTTTGACCGCGTGCAGCAGATGTTTGGGCTATGGTTGCCTGTGACCAAAGGTCTGGCCGGGATCTGGGGCCTGGGTTGGAATCCAATCTGGCGGCTGCCGATCCTCGTCGCGTTTGGTGTGTTGAGTGGATTTTTTGCTTTCTGGCCGGGGCAAAAGAATCTCGGCACCTTGATGAGCTGTTCCGCTGCGGTGATGGCGGCTGCTCAGTTCTGGCACGGTTACGGGGGTGGGCTGTACGTTGCTTGGTATCTTCCACTAATGTTGTTGACTGTTTTTCGGCCCAACTTGGAAGATCGCATCGCCCTGAAGGTGATTGGTAATGGACGCAAACGTATCGGAATCAACGAACTCGGCGCCGACAGCGAAGCCGCTTGA
- a CDS encoding sigma-54-dependent transcriptional regulator, with the protein MNVLAFERDAIAVLWVDTDGWGAAAAKRCLGDCGYHVGEVESVTAALQAARSQRFDVAVVGLPRIDQHSLELLGRLHATAKSMRVLVVVDEATVATAVSAMKVGVSDVLVKPVGDGDLERVIQASAEDAKVSSCAADPPSGGASRAGRSSILGTSVAIGTVLQWIDRVAPSAMPVLIEGESGTGKELVAREIHAASRVADQPMVAINCAAVPASLLESELFGHEQGSFTGAIASKRGLFEMADGGTLFIDEFGELAGGLQAKLLRAIEDGRIRRVGATEERQVRVRLVAATNKTLSDEVRAGRFREDLFYRINVLGIRLPSLREHPEDIGLLVKHFLGDSWTLGEGVLKALQQYAWPGNVRQLCNALERSKVLAAQPGIIAIEDLPREIVTAGGEPPLEIGGNVDLETLNRVHVLKVLKQHRGNKAKTSRVLGINRRSLYRLLEKFGSKHGG; encoded by the coding sequence ATGAACGTTCTGGCATTCGAGCGCGATGCGATCGCGGTGCTTTGGGTCGACACCGATGGATGGGGGGCGGCCGCCGCGAAGCGTTGCTTGGGGGATTGTGGGTACCACGTTGGAGAAGTCGAGTCGGTGACGGCGGCGTTGCAGGCGGCGAGATCTCAGCGATTTGACGTCGCAGTCGTCGGGTTGCCAAGGATCGACCAACATTCGCTGGAACTACTCGGCCGGCTACACGCCACAGCGAAGTCGATGCGAGTTCTTGTTGTGGTTGACGAAGCGACCGTTGCGACCGCTGTTTCGGCAATGAAGGTTGGGGTGAGCGATGTGCTTGTCAAACCCGTCGGCGATGGCGACCTGGAACGTGTGATTCAGGCGTCGGCGGAGGATGCGAAGGTGTCCTCTTGTGCCGCGGATCCGCCTTCGGGCGGTGCGTCCCGCGCTGGCAGGTCGTCGATCTTAGGGACTTCGGTGGCGATCGGAACCGTGTTGCAATGGATCGATCGGGTGGCGCCCAGCGCGATGCCGGTGTTGATCGAAGGGGAGAGCGGCACCGGAAAGGAATTGGTGGCTCGTGAAATTCATGCTGCCAGTCGTGTGGCCGATCAACCGATGGTCGCAATCAATTGCGCGGCGGTCCCGGCGAGTCTACTGGAGAGTGAATTGTTTGGGCACGAACAGGGGAGTTTCACTGGGGCGATCGCCAGCAAACGCGGGTTGTTCGAAATGGCCGATGGCGGCACCTTGTTTATCGATGAATTTGGCGAGCTCGCCGGTGGGCTGCAGGCAAAGCTGCTGCGGGCGATCGAAGACGGTCGGATCCGTCGGGTCGGTGCCACCGAAGAACGGCAGGTCCGCGTTCGCTTGGTGGCAGCGACGAACAAGACGCTGAGCGACGAAGTGCGCGCCGGTCGATTTCGCGAAGATCTGTTCTATCGCATCAATGTGCTGGGCATCCGGCTTCCGTCGCTGCGAGAACATCCCGAGGATATCGGTCTGCTGGTGAAGCATTTCCTGGGCGATTCCTGGACGTTGGGGGAGGGTGTGTTGAAGGCGTTGCAGCAATACGCTTGGCCGGGCAATGTGCGCCAATTGTGTAATGCGTTGGAACGTTCCAAGGTGTTGGCCGCGCAGCCGGGGATCATTGCGATCGAGGACCTGCCGCGGGAGATCGTCACGGCGGGGGGCGAACCGCCGTTGGAGATCGGCGGGAACGTCGACCTTGAAACGCTCAACCGCGTCCATGTCTTGAAGGTTCTCAAGCAGCATCGGGGCAACAAAGCGAAGACCTCGCGGGTGTTGGGAATCAACCGACGTTCGTTGTACCGGTTGTTGGAAAAGTTTGGATCCAAACACGGCGGGTAA
- a CDS encoding pyroglutamyl-peptidase I has protein sequence MPRVLITAFEPYEEWSENSSWLTLIELTRWFDAGDDLVTRRYPVDFQAVKHRLAIDMQQDFDLILHLGQAPGASVMRLEGFAVNMGSNHCPLADDGPAAYKSQLPLTAWTDKLHGRGIPAQVSYHAGTYLCNATLYMSQYYAAREALRTQSTFLHLPVSPHQVAARQKPMPSMSVPLMAAGVAMLLEDFLQRK, from the coding sequence ATGCCAAGAGTCCTCATAACCGCGTTTGAACCCTACGAAGAATGGAGCGAGAACAGCAGCTGGTTGACGCTGATCGAGCTGACTCGCTGGTTCGACGCTGGGGATGATCTGGTCACGCGCCGATATCCCGTCGATTTCCAAGCGGTTAAACATCGGTTGGCGATCGACATGCAGCAGGATTTCGATTTGATCCTGCATCTCGGGCAGGCCCCCGGGGCCAGCGTGATGCGGTTGGAAGGATTTGCCGTCAACATGGGTAGCAACCATTGTCCGTTGGCTGACGATGGACCGGCGGCCTACAAATCGCAGTTGCCGCTGACGGCTTGGACCGACAAGCTGCACGGTCGCGGGATCCCTGCGCAGGTCTCCTACCACGCGGGAACGTATCTCTGCAACGCAACGCTGTATATGAGTCAATATTATGCGGCCCGCGAAGCGTTGCGTACGCAATCGACCTTCTTGCATCTTCCCGTCTCGCCCCATCAGGTGGCAGCGCGACAGAAACCGATGCCGTCGATGAGCGTTCCGTTGATGGCCGCGGGGGTTGCCATGCTGTTAGAAGACTTCCTGCAACGTAAATAA
- the csrA gene encoding carbon storage regulator CsrA, translating to MLVLSRKKNESIVINNDIRIVVVEIRGDKVRLGVEAPREVPVHRREVYDAIQRSQQDDSAESIDS from the coding sequence ATGTTAGTGCTATCACGTAAAAAGAACGAAAGCATCGTAATCAACAATGATATTCGTATCGTTGTCGTCGAAATTCGGGGCGATAAAGTCCGGCTAGGGGTGGAAGCTCCACGCGAAGTGCCGGTTCATCGTCGCGAAGTTTATGATGCGATTCAGCGTAGCCAGCAGGACGATTCTGCGGAATCGATCGACAGCTGA
- a CDS encoding class I SAM-dependent methyltransferase: MAPWYQTLEQLRFGKTLQRGRVRLLPELAEYFCSRSSAQAPRVLFLGDGDGRLLEAFLVACPEARVTSVDISPRMVSLQKSRVGERGMAVGWQVADVEAIEFPAGRFELVVTPFFLDCFDAVELDRLIPRVAAWLAPAALWYVVDFQVPAGGLRRLWARFWLAVMHAFFRWQTGLRSRQVVDPAPILHSLGFHCWVDRHVHARMVRSTLYRRNMGVGEGR, from the coding sequence TTGGCCCCTTGGTACCAAACGCTGGAACAGCTGCGGTTTGGCAAAACGCTGCAAAGAGGAAGAGTTCGTCTGTTGCCAGAGCTTGCTGAATACTTTTGCTCACGTTCGTCGGCGCAGGCTCCGCGAGTCCTGTTCCTAGGCGACGGCGACGGACGTTTGCTGGAGGCGTTTCTCGTCGCCTGCCCGGAGGCTCGGGTGACGAGTGTCGACATCAGCCCACGGATGGTGTCGCTGCAGAAATCTCGAGTCGGTGAGCGGGGCATGGCAGTTGGGTGGCAGGTTGCCGACGTCGAAGCGATCGAATTCCCGGCGGGCCGTTTTGAGCTTGTCGTGACCCCGTTTTTCCTCGACTGCTTCGACGCGGTGGAACTTGACCGTCTGATTCCCCGTGTCGCAGCCTGGCTGGCTCCCGCTGCCCTTTGGTATGTCGTCGACTTCCAGGTCCCTGCAGGGGGGCTGAGGCGGCTGTGGGCCCGATTCTGGTTGGCAGTCATGCACGCCTTCTTTCGCTGGCAGACCGGATTGCGATCGCGGCAGGTGGTCGATCCGGCTCCCATCCTGCATTCGCTGGGGTTTCATTGCTGGGTGGATCGGCATGTTCATGCCCGCATGGTTCGGTCGACGCTGTACCGGCGCAACATGGGGGTAGGCGAAGGTCGCTAG
- the mog gene encoding molybdopterin adenylyltransferase, with amino-acid sequence MADPKPASIGIVTVSDRASRGEYQDRGGPAIDAYLQEVLQSPWQAVLRLVPDDIDAIADTLQELAEQGCCLVITTGGTGPALRDVTPEATERVCDKMMPGFGEQMRQVSLQFVPTAILSRQTAGICGSSLIVNLPGQPKAIAECLDAVFPAIPYCIDLLEGPRLETDPARCQAFRPKSKPASDSQ; translated from the coding sequence ATGGCTGACCCCAAGCCCGCGTCGATCGGTATCGTCACGGTATCGGATCGCGCCAGTCGTGGTGAATACCAAGATCGCGGCGGTCCAGCGATCGACGCCTATTTGCAGGAGGTCTTGCAAAGTCCATGGCAAGCGGTCCTCAGGTTGGTTCCCGACGACATCGATGCGATCGCCGATACGCTTCAAGAATTGGCCGAACAAGGATGTTGCTTGGTCATAACGACGGGTGGGACCGGGCCAGCGCTGCGCGATGTCACCCCCGAGGCGACCGAGCGGGTATGCGACAAGATGATGCCCGGCTTTGGCGAACAGATGCGGCAGGTTTCGCTGCAGTTTGTCCCCACGGCGATCCTCTCGCGGCAGACCGCCGGGATCTGCGGCAGCAGCCTGATCGTCAATCTGCCGGGGCAGCCCAAAGCGATCGCTGAGTGCCTTGATGCGGTCTTTCCAGCAATCCCCTACTGCATCGACCTGCTGGAAGGGCCTCGCCTGGAAACCGATCCCGCCCGCTGTCAAGCGTTTCGTCCCAAGAGCAAGCCGGCGTCGGATTCCCAATAG
- a CDS encoding secondary thiamine-phosphate synthase enzyme YjbQ: MWFQKQIALAAKPRGFHLVTREIVSALPELAEVQVGLLHVFIQHTSASLTINENADPDVRTDFEMVANHLVPESLPYVHTLEGSDDMPAHVKGALMGFSLSIPISSGELALGTWQGIYLCEHRNHGGRRQLVLTIQGE, translated from the coding sequence GTGTGGTTCCAAAAACAGATTGCACTCGCTGCGAAACCGCGAGGCTTTCATCTGGTGACGCGTGAAATCGTGTCCGCGTTGCCCGAACTTGCCGAGGTTCAAGTTGGCCTGCTGCATGTCTTTATCCAGCACACAAGTGCCAGCCTCACAATCAACGAAAACGCGGATCCTGACGTGCGGACCGATTTCGAAATGGTTGCCAATCACCTGGTCCCCGAATCGTTGCCCTATGTCCATACGCTCGAGGGAAGCGACGACATGCCGGCTCACGTCAAAGGAGCGTTGATGGGATTCAGCCTCTCGATCCCCATCTCCTCGGGGGAACTGGCTCTGGGGACGTGGCAGGGGATCTATCTCTGTGAGCATCGCAATCATGGCGGTCGACGCCAGTTGGTGCTGACGATTCAGGGCGAATAA
- a CDS encoding Gfo/Idh/MocA family protein, protein MQFSYLAKRFMFPVLAVAVALSSASVASADEPLKVGIIGLDTSHVTAFSKVMNDPKATGDLAKMSVVAAFPGGSPDIASSRDRVEGFTNQLRDMGIEIVDSIPALLEKVDVVMLESVDARPHLEQVLPVFKAGKRVFIDKPLAASLVDCLAIQQLSKKYDVPWFSSSSLRFSPDIYRFRTGDPKVGAVLGATVWSPCSLEPTHPDLFWYGVHGVETLYTIMGTGCTQVSRVSTADSDEATGVWEGGRVGTFRGLRAGKKGYGGIVFGEKSIADAGTYAGYQPLVQRVASFFLTGEVPIDPNETIEMFAFMTAADESKKVDGAAVSIADVMKAAEAKVADRIAEVEKQIAASK, encoded by the coding sequence ATGCAGTTCTCTTATTTGGCTAAGCGTTTCATGTTCCCCGTGTTGGCTGTCGCCGTAGCTTTATCTTCCGCAAGTGTCGCATCGGCCGATGAGCCACTGAAAGTCGGCATCATCGGTTTGGACACGTCGCACGTGACAGCGTTCAGCAAAGTCATGAACGATCCCAAAGCGACCGGTGACTTGGCGAAGATGAGTGTCGTCGCCGCGTTCCCCGGTGGCAGCCCCGACATCGCGTCGAGCCGCGATCGTGTTGAAGGTTTCACCAATCAATTGCGAGATATGGGAATCGAGATCGTCGATTCGATTCCGGCGCTGTTGGAAAAGGTGGACGTTGTGATGCTGGAAAGCGTCGACGCGCGTCCTCACTTGGAACAAGTCCTGCCCGTTTTCAAGGCCGGCAAACGCGTCTTCATCGACAAGCCGCTGGCTGCGTCGCTGGTCGATTGTCTGGCGATCCAGCAACTGTCGAAGAAGTACGATGTGCCGTGGTTTAGCAGTTCGTCGCTGCGATTCAGCCCCGATATCTACCGCTTCCGAACCGGGGATCCCAAGGTTGGCGCTGTATTGGGCGCGACCGTCTGGAGCCCCTGCTCGCTGGAACCGACCCACCCCGATCTGTTCTGGTACGGCGTGCACGGTGTCGAAACCCTGTACACCATCATGGGAACCGGATGCACCCAGGTCTCTCGCGTTTCGACAGCCGATAGCGACGAAGCGACGGGCGTCTGGGAAGGCGGCCGCGTTGGCACCTTCCGTGGACTTCGCGCCGGCAAAAAGGGTTACGGCGGGATCGTCTTTGGCGAGAAATCGATCGCCGACGCGGGCACCTACGCCGGTTATCAACCGTTGGTACAACGCGTTGCATCGTTTTTCTTGACCGGTGAAGTTCCCATCGACCCGAACGAAACGATCGAGATGTTCGCCTTCATGACAGCCGCCGACGAATCGAAGAAGGTCGATGGCGCCGCGGTTTCGATCGCCGACGTGATGAAAGCCGCCGAAGCGAAGGTCGCCGACCGAATCGCTGAAGTCGAAAAGCAAATCGCGGCCAGCAAATAG